In the Egibacteraceae bacterium genome, one interval contains:
- a CDS encoding glycosyltransferase, producing MTSTPEHPAERPQGAPPAAEPRRVGLLSVHTSPLAQPGTGDSGGMNVSIVCLARQLAACGVEVEIFTRAGGSDLPPTVSTEPGLRVHHIAAGPPALSKSDLASHLCAFYLGLAAHPTVPELDLLHGHYWMSGWVGRQANRRLGLPLVQSFHTLGRVKNASLAPGDVPEPVLRLAAEDRVVADADAIIAPTGAERALLADRYGAPPGRVRVVTPGVDLGVFSASGDRAAARRSLGDGRIVLFVGRLQPLKGPDIAVRALAALDAFLPDDGVPTRLVVVGGPSGDGRGRTDPFALRRLAAELGIADRVALLAPRPQAELALLYRAADAVLMPSRSESFGLVALEAQACGTPVVGSAVSGLAEAIGGEGGGTLVQGDDPLDFARALVPYLTDPRIRAAAGEAGRRKAARYSWRRTAAATLAVYRDVLARAGREQRAATGA from the coding sequence ATGACGAGCACCCCCGAGCATCCCGCCGAGCGCCCCCAGGGCGCCCCGCCGGCCGCCGAGCCTCGCCGCGTCGGCCTGCTCAGCGTGCACACCTCCCCCCTGGCCCAGCCCGGCACGGGCGACAGCGGCGGGATGAACGTCTCGATCGTCTGTCTCGCGCGCCAGCTCGCCGCCTGCGGCGTCGAGGTGGAGATCTTCACCCGCGCGGGGGGGTCCGACCTGCCGCCCACCGTGAGCACCGAGCCTGGACTGCGCGTGCACCACATCGCCGCCGGGCCCCCCGCCCTGTCGAAGTCCGACCTCGCGAGCCACCTGTGCGCGTTCTATCTCGGCCTCGCGGCCCACCCGACCGTGCCCGAGCTCGACCTGCTGCACGGTCACTACTGGATGAGCGGGTGGGTGGGGCGGCAGGCCAACCGCCGCCTCGGACTGCCGCTCGTGCAGAGCTTCCACACGCTCGGCCGGGTGAAGAACGCAAGCCTTGCGCCCGGGGACGTTCCCGAGCCGGTGCTCCGCCTGGCCGCGGAGGACCGCGTCGTCGCGGACGCCGATGCGATCATCGCGCCGACCGGCGCCGAGCGCGCCCTGCTCGCCGACCGCTACGGCGCACCGCCCGGACGCGTCCGTGTCGTCACGCCGGGCGTGGACCTCGGGGTCTTCTCCGCCAGCGGCGACCGCGCAGCCGCGCGCAGGTCGCTCGGTGACGGGCGCATCGTGCTGTTCGTCGGGCGTCTCCAGCCCCTGAAGGGCCCCGACATCGCCGTGCGCGCCCTCGCGGCGCTCGACGCCTTCCTGCCCGACGACGGCGTGCCGACGCGGCTCGTCGTGGTCGGCGGTCCGAGTGGCGACGGCCGCGGGCGCACCGACCCGTTCGCGCTGCGCCGGCTCGCCGCCGAGCTCGGGATCGCCGACCGGGTCGCGCTGCTCGCGCCCCGCCCCCAGGCGGAACTCGCGCTGCTGTACCGGGCCGCCGACGCGGTCCTCATGCCCAGCCGCTCGGAGAGCTTCGGCCTCGTCGCGCTCGAAGCGCAGGCGTGCGGCACGCCCGTCGTGGGCTCGGCGGTCAGCGGCCTCGCCGAAGCGATCGGCGGCGAGGGCGGGGGCACGCTCGTGCAGGGCGACGACCCGCTCGACTTCGCCCGGGCGCTCGTTCCCTACCTCACCGACCCCCGGATACGGGCCGCTGCCGGGGAGGCGGGACGGCGCAAGGCGGCGCGCTACTCCTGGCGGCGGACGGCGGCGGCCACCCTCGCCGTCTACCGCGACGTGCTCGCCCGTGCCGGGCGCGAGCAGCGCGCCGCCACGGGGGCGTGA
- a CDS encoding proline dehydrogenase family protein, with translation MLRATLLRAGASPVLQREVLRRSATRRVAERFIAGDTLDDGLAVARSLVRAGASVTLDYLGEDVTTAEAARGAARVVLAALERAGVEGLHAGVSVKPTQMGLRVDPDLCRALLADVAAAAGDLDAHVTLDMEGSDVTEPTVALVERLQADGHGAVGCAVQAYLRRTPADLRRLTAAGASLRLCKGAYAEPRDVAYRTRAAVDASFAACADWLLAHGVYPRLATHDHRLIARAKDTAARLGRARDSFEFQMLYGVRPALQQALLRDGWRLCVYVPFGDQWYPYFMRRLAERPANVGFFIRALRGT, from the coding sequence TTGCTGCGCGCCACGCTGCTGCGGGCGGGGGCCTCCCCGGTCCTGCAGCGGGAGGTGCTCCGGCGGAGCGCCACCCGCCGCGTCGCGGAGCGGTTCATCGCCGGCGACACACTCGACGACGGCCTTGCCGTCGCGCGCAGCCTCGTGCGGGCGGGCGCGTCGGTGACGCTCGACTACCTCGGCGAGGACGTGACGACCGCCGAGGCGGCGCGCGGCGCGGCCCGGGTGGTCCTCGCGGCGCTCGAACGCGCCGGCGTGGAGGGGCTGCACGCCGGGGTGTCGGTGAAGCCGACCCAGATGGGCCTGCGCGTCGACCCGGACCTCTGCCGTGCGCTGCTCGCCGACGTCGCCGCAGCAGCCGGCGACCTCGACGCCCACGTCACGCTCGACATGGAGGGCAGCGACGTGACGGAGCCCACCGTCGCCCTCGTCGAGCGGCTCCAGGCGGACGGACACGGCGCGGTGGGCTGCGCGGTGCAGGCCTACCTCCGCCGGACCCCCGCCGACCTTCGCCGCCTGACCGCCGCCGGGGCGAGCCTGCGGCTGTGCAAGGGCGCCTACGCCGAGCCTCGGGACGTGGCCTACCGCACGCGGGCGGCGGTCGACGCGAGCTTCGCCGCCTGCGCCGACTGGCTGCTCGCACACGGGGTCTACCCCCGCCTGGCGACCCACGACCACCGGCTCATCGCCCGGGCGAAGGACACAGCCGCCCGGCTCGGGCGCGCCCGGGACAGCTTCGAGTTCCAGATGCTCTACGGGGTGCGGCCCGCCCTCCAGCAGGCGCTGCTGCGCGACGGGTGGCGGCTGTGCGTCTACGTGCCGTTCGGCGACCAGTGGTACCCCTACTTCATGCGCCGCCTCGCCGAGCGCCCCGCCAACGTCGGGTTCTTCATCCGCGCCCTGCGGGGGACCTGA